One genomic window of Pempheris klunzingeri isolate RE-2024b chromosome 12, fPemKlu1.hap1, whole genome shotgun sequence includes the following:
- the LOC139211030 gene encoding uncharacterized protein isoform X2 yields MGQLFSSEELSQVTDVIGSLLYNAMLEGGAVPNLGVVHPLHQPNIDESFDSRSRLQEQLQQLQSDIGNRAPTYLRDLIGRLSTFSDEPRLAGLVGLVVTMVMDMAYSSSKQSSGVKRMSAGPLSCQRVQELQEVMEEYLKRCRINLNDKSKLTQDSIRLEAQLSLTLTQLKSCLLGGDCDSRSLRHWASGAAFHIHMMVHLASLEGQAEPLAARAALEQYKEDVAQIIPVYRRFKSNTVCVVKCRGGLLASCEPSCEVPEEGSMTGITVTDRETGKSVTIPLATMDTETGRRRIVSGPDATSATASSSINLDLITSDQYAQAYLDHLFSDKGPVAELENYFIKASDNLRTLRTQSGCKNKTGVRNGMGQSDGVQLKERAEGISGDKRVDGGISDEQGKMERRGDEVKECEQRDEGVKLSIVETQPDESLDHSLHDATSA; encoded by the exons ATGGGTCAGCTGTTCTCATCAGAAGAACTTTCTCAAGTGACGGATGTCATCGGTTCTCTTCTTTACAATGCCATGCTGGAAGGCGGTGCTGTACCCAACCTCGGAGTCGTTCACCCTCTCCACCAACCCAATATCGATGAGAGCTTTGACTCACGTTCCCGCCTCCAGGAACAGCTGCAACAG CTGCAGAGCGACATTGGGAACAGGGCGCCGACCTACCTGAGGGATCTCATAGGAAGATTGTCGACCTTCTCAGATGAGCCGCGCCTGGCTGGCCTGGTGGGATTGGTTGTGACAATGGTGATGGATATGGCGTATTCATCATCAAAACAGTCATCAGGTGTGAAAAGGATGTCAGCCGGGCCATTGTCATGCCAG AGAGTCCAGGAGCTccaggaggtgatggaggagtACCTGAAGCGCTGTAGGATCAACCTGAACGACAAAAGCAAGCTAACCCAGGACTCGATCAGACTCGAGGCCCAGCTCAGCCTCACCCTCACCCAGCTGAAGAGCTGTTTGCTGGGGGGAGACTGTGACTCCAG GTCTCTGCGGCATTGGGCCAGTGGAGCAGCATTTCACATCCACATGATGGTTCACTTAGCAAGTCTTGAGGGTCAGGCTGAGCCTCTGGCTGCAAGGGCAGCGCTGGAGCAATACAAGGAAGACGTCGCACAGATCATACCTGTTTACAG GCGCTTCAAGTCTAACACAGTGTGTGTCGTGAAATGTCGGGGGGGTCTCCTGGCATCATGTGAACCCTCCTGCGAGGTGCCGGAGGAGGGATCCATGACGGGAAtcactgtgacagacagagagacgggaAAGAGTGTGACCATACCTCTAGCCACCATGGACACAGAGACAG gaagaagaaggatAGTCTCTGGGCCTGATGCCACCTCTGCAACAGCATCCTCCTCCATTAACCTGGACCTGATCACCTCGGATCAATACGCCCAGGCATACTTGGACCATCTGTTCTCTGATAAGGGACCTGTGGCAGAGCTGGAGAACTACTTTATCAAAGCTAGTGACAATCTGAGAACGCTAAGAACTCAATCAGGATGTAAAAACAAGACAGGGGTGAGAAATGGGATGGGGCAAAGTGATGGAGTGCAACTTAAAGAGCGGGCAGAGGGCATCAGCGGAGACAAAAGAGTGGACGGGGGCATAAGTGATGAACAGGGCAAgatggaaagaagaggagacgAGGTGAAGGAATGCgagcagagagatgaaggtgTGAAATTGAGTATTGTGGAGACGCAGCCGGATGAAAGTCTTGATCACAGTCTTCACGATGCAACAAGTGCATGA
- the LOC139211030 gene encoding uncharacterized protein isoform X1, whose translation MGQLFSSEELSQVTDVIGSLLYNAMLEGGAVPNLGVVHPLHQPNIDESFDSRSRLQEQLQQLQSDIGNRAPTYLRDLIGRLSTFSDEPRLAGLVGLVVTMVMDMAYSSSKQSSGVKRMSAGPLSCQQRVQELQEVMEEYLKRCRINLNDKSKLTQDSIRLEAQLSLTLTQLKSCLLGGDCDSRSLRHWASGAAFHIHMMVHLASLEGQAEPLAARAALEQYKEDVAQIIPVYRRFKSNTVCVVKCRGGLLASCEPSCEVPEEGSMTGITVTDRETGKSVTIPLATMDTETGRRRIVSGPDATSATASSSINLDLITSDQYAQAYLDHLFSDKGPVAELENYFIKASDNLRTLRTQSGCKNKTGVRNGMGQSDGVQLKERAEGISGDKRVDGGISDEQGKMERRGDEVKECEQRDEGVKLSIVETQPDESLDHSLHDATSA comes from the exons ATGGGTCAGCTGTTCTCATCAGAAGAACTTTCTCAAGTGACGGATGTCATCGGTTCTCTTCTTTACAATGCCATGCTGGAAGGCGGTGCTGTACCCAACCTCGGAGTCGTTCACCCTCTCCACCAACCCAATATCGATGAGAGCTTTGACTCACGTTCCCGCCTCCAGGAACAGCTGCAACAG CTGCAGAGCGACATTGGGAACAGGGCGCCGACCTACCTGAGGGATCTCATAGGAAGATTGTCGACCTTCTCAGATGAGCCGCGCCTGGCTGGCCTGGTGGGATTGGTTGTGACAATGGTGATGGATATGGCGTATTCATCATCAAAACAGTCATCAGGTGTGAAAAGGATGTCAGCCGGGCCATTGTCATGCCAG CAGAGAGTCCAGGAGCTccaggaggtgatggaggagtACCTGAAGCGCTGTAGGATCAACCTGAACGACAAAAGCAAGCTAACCCAGGACTCGATCAGACTCGAGGCCCAGCTCAGCCTCACCCTCACCCAGCTGAAGAGCTGTTTGCTGGGGGGAGACTGTGACTCCAG GTCTCTGCGGCATTGGGCCAGTGGAGCAGCATTTCACATCCACATGATGGTTCACTTAGCAAGTCTTGAGGGTCAGGCTGAGCCTCTGGCTGCAAGGGCAGCGCTGGAGCAATACAAGGAAGACGTCGCACAGATCATACCTGTTTACAG GCGCTTCAAGTCTAACACAGTGTGTGTCGTGAAATGTCGGGGGGGTCTCCTGGCATCATGTGAACCCTCCTGCGAGGTGCCGGAGGAGGGATCCATGACGGGAAtcactgtgacagacagagagacgggaAAGAGTGTGACCATACCTCTAGCCACCATGGACACAGAGACAG gaagaagaaggatAGTCTCTGGGCCTGATGCCACCTCTGCAACAGCATCCTCCTCCATTAACCTGGACCTGATCACCTCGGATCAATACGCCCAGGCATACTTGGACCATCTGTTCTCTGATAAGGGACCTGTGGCAGAGCTGGAGAACTACTTTATCAAAGCTAGTGACAATCTGAGAACGCTAAGAACTCAATCAGGATGTAAAAACAAGACAGGGGTGAGAAATGGGATGGGGCAAAGTGATGGAGTGCAACTTAAAGAGCGGGCAGAGGGCATCAGCGGAGACAAAAGAGTGGACGGGGGCATAAGTGATGAACAGGGCAAgatggaaagaagaggagacgAGGTGAAGGAATGCgagcagagagatgaaggtgTGAAATTGAGTATTGTGGAGACGCAGCCGGATGAAAGTCTTGATCACAGTCTTCACGATGCAACAAGTGCATGA
- the thumpd2 gene encoding THUMP domain-containing protein 2, with product MAEMRSEGGLVRYYCTAGNGMEPFLIEEVKTRLAAEDVCQVPGKVLFSSSAGINRVRELKAAERLFLLLRQDSPVRLSAHTSPAKAASALQSTLLGDSNQWTSAVMTWSRLQGELADRRTTAKTPSTTPRMTRKMEEGGSEEEDKCAVETRKSAEGQRKEESGNRIQMCGEQNGAQTLEKRGKREKGEKEVERVSDVERKREKEMSGETCIEAQTLEKKRKRDEEEEEDERSGAAQGSCCEQNVEKEKISERERRRRKEEEERGMVMEFSSCRKNSKHGVISGTDFNDRGHTTPGLDHNVESSSRTMDDMTKDFAVESVDNVIKKPIKTTGGRDETPSRIESKTPSVPVSFRISCKCTGFLSRYFSSQEVSKVMGVGLSRLLGWKADLKNPQLEIHVYLSDDHCLLGIPLTRLPLANRSYIKTTGLRSTVAWAMASLAHIQPGFCVVDPMCGVGTILIEAAQENKAATFLGMDIDDGQLRKAKENVQFAELGNRIQLLKASSMVLPLPSASVDAVVCDLPFGRKFGTKTNMAANLPLILTEMERVLCVGGTLVLLLSPQLSCLLKNLLAQKDTGSASNQETKAQTGTQDCPSSHPHGVVSPPAQETGPQAGLQHSLPPPLSSLKHQATLRVSLGTIDGLIHKYVKMDT from the exons ATGGCTGAAATGAGAAGTGAGGGGGGTTTAGTTCGCTACTACTGCACCGCCGGTAACGGGATGGAGCCTTTCTTAATTGAAGAGGTTAAGACGAGGCTGGCAGCTGAAGat gtgtgtcaggtgCCAGGCAAAGTGTtgttcagctcctctgcagGGATCAACCGAGTCAGAGAGCTGAAGGCTGCAGAACGACTCTTCCTCCTGTTGAGACAAGACTCACCTGTGCGGCTGTCTGCCCACACCAGCCCAG CAAAGGCAGCCTCTGCACTGCAGTCTACACTGCTGGGTGACAGCAATCAATGGACCAGTGCTGTAATGACATGGAGCCGTCTGCAGGGGGAGCTGGCAGACAGAAGGACTACAGCCAAGACTCCAAGTACTACCCCCAGAATGacaagaaagatggaggagggagggagtgaggaggaggataagTGCGCTGTGGAAACCAGAAAAAGTGCAGAAGGgcaaaggaaggaggagagtgGGAACAGGATTCAGATGTGTGGTGAACAAAATGGAGCACAGACACtggaaaagaggggaaagagagagaaaggagagaaagaggttgAACGAGTGAGTGAtgtagagagaaaaagggagaaagagatgagCGGAGAAACTTGCATTGAAGCCCAGACgctggagaaaaagaggaagagagatgaagaagaagaggaggatgaaaggaGTGGTGCAGCTCAGGGATCTTGTTGTGAGCAGAAtgtagagaaagagaagatatctgagagagaaagaaggagaagaaaggaagaggaggagaggggaatgGTTATGGAGTTTAGCAGCTGTAGAAAGAATAGTAAACATGGAGTGATCTCAGGGACAGATTTCAATGACAGAGGCCACACAACACCAGGACTAGACCACAATGTGGAAAGTAGCAGCAGGACAATGGATGACATGACAAAGGACTTTGCTGTAGAAAGTGTGGACAATG TCATTAAGAAGCCAATAAAGACCACTGGAGGAAGAGATGAGACACCCAGCCGGATCGAATCAAAGACTCCTTCTGTCCCGGTCTCTTTTAGGATCAGCTGCAAATGTACTGGATTTTTATCCCGATACTTCAGCTCACAG GAGGTGAGCAAGGTGATGGGAGTAGGTCTGAGCAGACTGCTGGGCTGGAAGGCTGACCTGAAGAATCCACAGCTGGAG aTTCATGTTTATTTGAGTGATGACCACTGCCTGCTGGGGATTCCACTCACCAG GTTACCTCTGGCGAACCGGAGCTACATTAAAACCACAGGACTGAGGTCTACAGTTGCCTGGGCTATGGCCTCATTGGCTCACATACAg CCAGGCTTCTGTGTGGTTGACCCAATGTGTGGGGTGGGAACCATCTTAATAGAAGCAGCACAGGAGAACAAG GCTGCCACTTTCCTGGGTATGGACATTGATGATGGACAGCTCCGAAAGGCCAAGGAGAACGTACAGTTTGCAGAGTTGGGAAACAGGATACAGCTGCTGAAAGCCTCATCTATGG tgctgcCTCTGCCCAGTGCCAGTGTCGATGCTGTAGTCTGTGACCTACCGTTTGGCAGGAAGTTTGGcaccaaaacaaacatggctgccaACCTGCCACTCATCCTCACCGAGATGGAGAg GGTGCTCTGTGTTGGCGGTACGTTGGTTCTCCTCCTGAGTCCTCAGTTATCCTGTCTCCTGAAAAACCTCCTGGCACAGAAAGACACTGGATCAGCGTCTAACCAGGAAACAAAGGCTCAAACTGGGACACAAGACTGTCCATCTTCTCACCCTCATGGGGTCGTTTCCCCACCTGCCCAGGAAACAGGCCCTCAGGCTGGGCTACAACACAGtctgcctccccctctgtcctccctgaaGCACCAGGCAACTCTTAGAGTCAGCTTAGGCACGATAGATGGACTTATCCATAAATATGTCAAGATGGACACTTGA